The following are from one region of the Periophthalmus magnuspinnatus isolate fPerMag1 chromosome 5, fPerMag1.2.pri, whole genome shotgun sequence genome:
- the rdh20 gene encoding retinol dehydrogenase 10-A, giving the protein MIFFMDLQMMLLDMIYFILRNSVRLVLRPRTKPIDGELVLITGAGGGLGRLFAQEFSKHGAEVVLWDINSSANEQTAKLVREQGGKVHTYTVDVTSREDVYQKAEQTVKAFLPHMKAQNHGHIVTIASVLGLFSTACVEDYCASKFAAVGFHESLAHELVAEQVEGVKTTLVCPYIVDTGMFEGCKIREEVELVLAPLEPQYCVEQAMNAILIDQPLVCIPRLTYLPVLFRALLPWESNVIAYRFMGSDKCMYPFIDSVKPKLESNRVIEVA; this is encoded by the exons ATGATATTCTTTATGGACCTGCAGATGATGCTCCTGGACATGATCTACTTTATCCTGCGTAACTCTGTGCGTTTAGTGCTCCGACCTCGCACTAAGCCCATCGATGGAGAGCTAGTGCTAAtcactggagcaggaggaggcctgGGCCGCCTCTTCGCTCAGGAGTTCTCCAAACATGGAGCAGAGGTGGTGCTGTGGGACATTAACAGTAGTGCCAACGAGCAGACAGCCAAGCTGGTGAGGGAGCAGGGGGGTAAAGTGCACACGTACACTGTGGATGTCACCAGCAGAGAGGATGTGTACCAGAAGGCAGAGCAG ACGGTCAAAGCCTTTCTCCCCCACATGAAAGCGCAGAACCATGGACACATTGTGACCATTGCCAGTGTACTAGGCCTTTTCAGCACTGCCTGTGTGGAG GATTACTGTGCCAGTAAGTTTGCTGCTGTAGGCTTTCATGAGTCTTTGGCTCATGAGCTTGTGGCTGAGCAGGTGGAAGGAGTGAAAACAACTCTGGTTTGCCCCTATATAGTAGACACAGGCATGTTCGAAGGCTGCAAAATAAG GGAGGAAGTGGAGCTGGTCCTCGCCCCACTAGAGCCACAGTACTGTGTTGAACAGGCAATGAACGCCATCCTCATAGACCAGCCGCTGGTGTGCATCCCTCGCCTCACCTACCTGCCTGTCCTCTTTAGAGC gttgTTGCCATGGGAATCTAATGTGATCGCATATAGATTTATGGGTTCAGACAAATGCATGTACCCCTTCATTGATTCTGTGAAGCCAAAACTTGAATCTAACCGTGTCATTGAAGTTGCATAA
- the si:dkey-7k24.5 gene encoding somatomedin-B and thrombospondin type-1 domain-containing protein yields MTFLNSHVVLILLKTCLSLVDFSHCGCREAGLCCSGRDMACVTKGWKSDRTFGTCFCDQSCASTQDCCDDYNTACPAVPCEVSEWSEWSGCAEPCRAAVRTRSRSVITERLNGGLPCPHLEEHAGCAQYWTQQGHCHNSLVPALITSSGYGNARKKREIPDSEVTGYCVRFQLTSMTADCAQSRGAHTRWMQYLREGHQVCVECQPPALAQGQAHCAGDGESLYSNDIRFPSLQWRAVGNPRCRGVWRRVERLDTCSCPTAHSFLFI; encoded by the exons ATGACATTTCTCAACAGTCATGTCGTTTTGATTTTATTGAAAACGTGCTTATCTCTGGTGGATTTTTCCCATTGTGGCTGCAGGGAAGCGGGATTATGTTGCAGTGGCAGGGACATGGCGTGTGTGACCAAAGGGTGGAAGTCAGACCGCACTTTTGGGACCTGCTTCTGTGACCAGTCCTGTGCGTCCACCCAGGACTGCTGCGATGATTACAACACGGCATGCCCAG CTGTGCCATGTGAGGTGAGTGAGTGGAGCGAGTGGTCGGGCTGCGCAGAGCCGTGCAGAGCCGCTGTGCGCACGAGGAGCAGGAGCGTCATAACGGAGAGGCTAAATGGAGGACTGCCCTGCCCTCACCTGGAGGAGCACGCTGGCTGTGCACAGTACTGGACCCAACAGGGACACTGCCACAACTCACTGG TTCCAGCTCTCATCACCAGCAGTGGCTATGGCAACGCCCGGAAGAAACGAGAGATTCCTGACAGTGAAGTGACAGG ATACTGCGTGCGGTTCCAGCTGACCTCCATGACAGCAGACTGTGCTCAGAGCAGAGGGGCGCACACTCGATGGATGCAATACCTTAGGGAAGGGCATcaggtgtgtgtggagtgtcAGCCTCCTGCACTGGCCCAGGGACAGGCCCACTGCGCCGGAGACGGAGAGAGTCTGTACAGCAATGACATCAG GTTTCCTTCTCTCCAGTGGCGGGCCGTGGGGAACCCGCGCTGCAGAGGCGTGTGGAGGCGCGTGGAGCGGCTCGACACCTGCTCCTGCCCTACGGCTCACAGTTTCCTCTTCATCTGA
- the stau1 gene encoding double-stranded RNA-binding protein Staufen homolog 1, whose product MSQMQFQCPASPLPAAPAPLPLGQQQQPGYSIPCASGTLQSESASQPGRSSALPAGSATAYNTITESNMANPKEKTPMCLVNELARFNKIQPEYKLLSEQGPAHSKIFSVRLTLGDQHWEAEGTSIKKAQHSAAAAALSETTLPKPTVRSPRPPGRIPDSMAHIIELNAICMKLGKKPMYKPLDPYPGMRSPNFNYNVRGPGPYQRSMQQYYYPFPPVGPVIYHMELSVGGQQFLGKGRTRQLAKHDAAAKALKVLQKEPMLQELAEMNGEEEEEENLNKSEISQVFEIALKRNLPVSFEVLKEDGPPHMKSFVVRVTVGQFVGEGEGKSKKIAKKLAAAAVLGELKKLPHIPSVEKALPRIKKKTKSIIKLQTSPEYGQGMNPISRLAQIQQAKKEKEPEYTMVTERGLPRRREFVMQVTVGGQSAEGMGPSKKVAKRNAAEKMLELLGYKVPQPQPPKPALKTDEKLPVKKPGDGRKVTFFEPGSAEEAANGIKEEDFRLPYMSHQQLPAGILPMVPEVAQAVGVCQGPQPSRTLPNPAKATVTAMIANELLYAGTSPTAETILKNKNNLNQLPHGPLTRPSEQLSFLSAVQGLQVDYKDFPKNNKNEFVSLINCSAQPPLISHGIGKDVESCHDMAALNILKLLSELDQQANERTGNGPASGCVKQEMEDDLKQANSNTLAHTLDGTA is encoded by the exons ATGTCTCAGATGCAGTTCCAGTGCCCTGCCAGCCCCCTGcctgctgctcctgcccctctgcctctggggcagcagcagcagcctggcTACAGCATCCCCTGTGCATCTGGCACTCTGCAATCAGAGAGCGCCAGCCAGCCAGGGAGGAGCTCAGCCCTACCTGCAGGCTCCGCCACTGCTTACAACACTATCACAG aatcaaACATGGCAAACCCTAAAGAGAAGACCCCTATGTGCTTGGTGAATGAGTTAGCCCGTTTCAACAAGATACAACCTGAGTATAAGCTGCTAAGTGAGCAGGGGCCCGCTCACTCCAAG ATATTTTCAGTCAGACTCACGTTGGGAGATCAGCACTGGGAGGCAGAAGGGACCagcatcaagaaagcccagcactcAGCGGCTGCAGCTGCTCTGTCTGAGACCACGCTCCCCAAACCCACCGTGAGGTCGCCCCGCCCACCTGGCAGGATCCCAG ATAGCATGGCACATATAATAGAGCTGAATGCCATTTGTATGAAGCTTGGTAAAAAGCCCATGTACAAACCCCTCGACCCTTACCCCGGCATGAGATCTCCAAACTTCAACTACAATGTCCGTGGTCCGGGACCGTACCAGCGCTCTATGCAACA GTACTATTACCCTTTCCCCCCTGTGGGACCAGTGATTTACCACATGGAGCTCTCTGTCGGCGGGCAGCAGTTTTTAGGGAAGGGTCGCACTCGTCAGTTAGCCAAACATGACGCCGCTGCAAAGGCCCTGAAGGTGCTGCAGAAGGAGCCCATGTTACAAGAGTTGGCTGAG atgaatggagaggaggaggaagaggaaaaccTAAACAAATCTGAAATCAGTCAAGTGTTTGAAATTGCACTTAAACGCAACTTACCTGTGAGCTTTGAG gTTTTAAAGGAAGATGGCCCTCCTCACATGAAGAGCTTTGTTGTGCGCGTTACAGTTGGGCAGTTTgttggagagggagaggggaaaagtAAAAAGATCGCCAAGAAGCTGGCAGCCGCTGCAGTTCTGGGAGAGCTGAAAAAACTTCCTCATATTCCCAGTGTGGAAAAGGCACTGCCACGCATCAAGAAGAAAACCAAATCCATCATCAAG TTGCAGACGAGTCCGGAGTATGGGCAAGGCATGAATCCCATCAGCCGCTTGGCTCAGATCCAACAGGCCAAAAAGGAGAAGGAGCCCGAGTACACCATGGTGACGGAGAGAGGGTTGCCGCGGCGCCGGGAATTCGTTATGCAG GTGACAGTGGGAGGGCAGTCTGCAGAGGGAATGGGACCGAGTAAGAAGGTGGCCAAGAGAAATGCTGCTGAGAAAATGCTTGAACTTTTGGGATATAAAGTGCCTCAACCTCAACCCCCAAAACCGGCGCTAAAGACTGATGAAAAG TTACCAGTGAAAAAACCTGGTGATGGGCGGAAAGTGACCTTCTTTGAGCCAGGTTCAGCTGAAGAGGCAGCTAATG gcattaaagaggaggactTCCGGCTACCGTACATGAGCCACCAGCAGCTGCCCGCGGGGATCCTGCCCATGGTGCCGGAGGTGGCTCAGGCGGTGGGGGTCTGTCAAGGTCCTCAGCCCAGTCGCACTCTGCCAAACCCGGCCAAGGCCACAGTCACTGCCATGATCGCCAATGAGCTGCTCTACGCCGGAACTTCTCCAACTGCAGAGACCATCctgaagaacaagaacaacctCAACCAACTGCCCCATGGACCCCTGACCAGACCCTCAGAGCAGCTCAGTTTTCTGTCTGCAGTGCAGGGGCTCCAG GTGGACTACAAAGATTTCCCCAAAAACAATAAGAACGAGTTTGTGTCACTAATTAATTGCTCTGCACAGCCTCCACTTATCAGTCACGGCATTGGAAAAGATGTAGAATCCTGTCATGATATG GCTGCTCTAAATATACTGAAGTTGCTCTCAGAGTTGGACCAACAGGCAAATGAAAGAACAGGGAATGGACCAGCATCTGG GTGTGTAAAGCAGGAAATGGAAGATGACCTCAAACAGGCTAACTCAAACACATTGGCACACACCTTGGATGGCACTGCATAG